A single genomic interval of Dromiciops gliroides isolate mDroGli1 chromosome 1, mDroGli1.pri, whole genome shotgun sequence harbors:
- the LOC122737138 gene encoding LOW QUALITY PROTEIN: 26S proteasome non-ATPase regulatory subunit 8-like (The sequence of the model RefSeq protein was modified relative to this genomic sequence to represent the inferred CDS: inserted 1 base in 1 codon; substituted 1 base at 1 genomic stop codon) produces the protein MAGMANVATGASGSGSPGAVLQAAAGMYEQLKGEWNHKSPNLSKCGEELGCLKLLLLELNFLPTXGMKLTKQQLILVHDILEIGAQWSILXKDIPSFERYMAQLKCYYFDYKEQLPELACIHQLLGLNLLFLLSQKRVAKFHTELEHLLAKDIQTNVYIKHPVSLYLMEGSYNKMFLAKGNIPAESYTFFIDLLLFIDILLDTVRHEIADCIEKAYEKILFAEATRILFFTVLKKMTEYTKKRGWVLGPSNYYSFKCQQQKPEDMTIPSTELAKQVIKYGRQLEMIV, from the exons ATGGCGGGGATGGCGAATGTGGCCACCGGGGCAAGCGGGTCTGGGAGCCCGGGGGCGGTGCTGCAGGCAGCTGCTGGGATGTACGAGCAGCTCAAGGGCGAGTGGAACCACAAGAGCCCCAACCTGAGCAAGTGCGGCGAGGAGCTGGGCTGCCTCAAGTTGCTGTTGCTGGAGCTCAACTTCCTGCCTA ACGGTATGAAACTGACCAAACAACAGCTCATCCTGGTCCATGACATATTGGAGATAGGTGCTCAGTGGAGCATCTTGTGAAAGGACATACCTTCCTTTGAGCGCTACATGGCCCAGCTCAAATGCTATTACTTTGACTACAAGGAACAGCTCCCAGAGTTGGCCTGCATACACCAGCTTCTGGGCCTCAATCTGCTCTTCTTGCTGTCCCAGAAGCGAGTGGCCAAGTTCCACACTGAGCTGGAGCACCTGCTTGCTAAGGACATCCAGACCAATGTCTACATCAAACACCCTGTGTCCTTGTACCTGATGGAAGGAAGCTACAATAAGATGTTCCTGGCCAAGGGAAACATCCCTGCTGAGAGCTACACATTCTTCATTgac ctgctcctcttcatTGACATTTTGCTGGACACGGTAAGACACGAGATTGCTGACTGCATTGAGAAGGCCTATGAAAAGATCCTGTTTGCAGAAGCTACTCGGATCCTTTTCTTCACTGTCCTAAAGAAGATGACCGAGTACACCAAGAAGAGAGGATGGGTCCTGGGCCCCAGCAATTACTACAGCTTCAAGTGTCAGCAGCAGAAGCCCGAGGACATGACCATCCCCTCCACAGAGCTGGCAAAGCAAGTCATCAAGTATGGCAGGCAGCTGGAGATGATTGTCTGa